TTCCTCTGCCAGGAAAATGCCGAGCCGGATAAATTAGGGCAGGCCATCCGCGCCTTCTTTAAGCCCGACAAAACCAAGACCACTGTCTTAAAGCGTGGCGACTTCGGTGCTCCTAAGGAAATCAAACCCAAGGTGAAAACAAAAGTTGCGCCCCTGCGCAAGATTCATAACACCGGCGCCAAGGTCATCCGCATCCTGGCCCGCCGCAACAACAACCAGCAGTAAAAAACAGCGTGTACGCTCACCACGAGCAGTACACGCTGTTTTTTTAACAAAATTTACGCACGGCCTTGCCGTTCAGATAATCGCAGAGCCGTCCCTGATAGCGCCCCTCCTGCCGCATCACGTTGATGATATGGTCGCGGATTTTCCACCAGCCCGTGTGCCAGTTGGAAAAGAGCGTGTTCTCCTCCGGCGCCCGGCCGATAATCCGCTGCAGGACAATCTCCGGCGACAGATGTTCCAAAAACTTTATGACCCTATCCTCATACTCCGGCAGGGTAATCATTTTGATTTTGCCCGCTTCATAGTCTTTGGCCATGGCTGTGCCCTTGACGATGTAGAGGGCATGCAGCTTCACCTGGTCAACGCCTAAAGCCGACAAAATCTTGGCATCCTCAATCACGTCCAGCTCATCATCCCAGGGAAGATTGAGAATCAGATGGACGCAGGACTGCAGGCCGAATTTCTTAATGCGCAAAATGGCATCGATAAGTTCAGCCAACGTATGACCGCGGTTAATCTCCACAAGTGTGTGAACATTGGTACTCTGCAGCCCCAGTTCCACGCAAATGTCAATATTGTGCTTCTCCTTCTGTGCCTGCAGAACTGCCAGATGCTCGTCACTTACACAGTCGGGACGGGTGGCAATATAAACCGCCACTACATCCTCCGGCGCCCCGGCTTCATCCACCCAGGCCGCCAATTTTTCCGGCGTGGTGTAGGTGTTGCTGAAATTCTGCAGATAGGGAATAAACTTCTTCGCCTTGTACTTCGGCACAATATGCGCCCTGTTGGCCTCCATCTGCTCCGTAATCGTCATCGACGCGGGCAGGTTCTCATAGCCCGTGCCAATCTCCCCGCAAAACGTACAGCCTGCCCCGCCATTTCCACAAGTGCCGTCCCGATTCGGACAGGTCACAGGCAGTGCTATCGGCAGTTTATAGACCTTCTCGCCGTAGCGGTCTTTTAGATAATCGGAAAATGCCCGATATATTGTCTGTTCCATTTATAGCCTTTCAAATATCTTATATGCTTTCTTATACACCATCTTGTGCCGATGAACCAATTTCCAGCTCAATCCGCTGGCATACTGGCTCATCGGCGGTATAGTCAAACAACAGGGCGGTCGGTTGACAAGTCAGTTTTTGACATGTCAAATCTTGACTTATCAACATCATGTTATAGGCAAAGACCTCAATATGGTATTTCTTATTCACATCCCGCCAGTTGGTGAATTCGTAATCCGGCAGATAGGCCCGCACGCGGCTCGGGGCGCCCTTCCAGAAGTCGGCGGTGATATCCTGATACTGCAGGCGGTTCCAGTTGAGGTTTTCGGGGCGGATTTTACCG
The Selenomonas ruminantium AC2024 DNA segment above includes these coding regions:
- a CDS encoding TIGR01212 family radical SAM protein (This family includes YhcC from E. coli K-12, an uncharacterized radical SAM protein.); this translates as MEQTIYRAFSDYLKDRYGEKVYKLPIALPVTCPNRDGTCGNGGAGCTFCGEIGTGYENLPASMTITEQMEANRAHIVPKYKAKKFIPYLQNFSNTYTTPEKLAAWVDEAGAPEDVVAVYIATRPDCVSDEHLAVLQAQKEKHNIDICVELGLQSTNVHTLVEINRGHTLAELIDAILRIKKFGLQSCVHLILNLPWDDELDVIEDAKILSALGVDQVKLHALYIVKGTAMAKDYEAGKIKMITLPEYEDRVIKFLEHLSPEIVLQRIIGRAPEENTLFSNWHTGWWKIRDHIINVMRQEGRYQGRLCDYLNGKAVRKFC